Genomic segment of Panicum virgatum strain AP13 chromosome 2K, P.virgatum_v5, whole genome shotgun sequence:
CAAACAACGACCTGCCGCCTCCCTTCTTCAACCTCACCGACCTCATCAGCGCCTTCGGCAACAAGGGTTTCACCGCGACCGACATGGTTGCCCTCTCCGGTATGTAAGCGCTCTTTCaagtgcttcaagtgccatGCATGAACAGATTAACTTAACAATGCAAGGTGTTGCCTGGATGATGCAGGGGCGCACACGATCGGGCAGTCGCAGTGCCTCAACTTCAGGGACCACATCTACAACGACACCAACATCAACCCGGGGTTCGCGAGCTCGCTCAAGGCCAACTGCCCGCGGCCGACCGGCTCCGGCGACAGCAACCTGGCGCCGCTCGACACGTCGACGCCGTACGCGTTCGACAACGCCTACTACACAAACCTGCTAAGCCAGAAAGGGCTCCTGCACTCCGACCAGGAGCTCTTCAACGGTGGCAGCACGGACAACACTGTCAGGAACTTCGCCTCCAGCAAGGCGGCCTTCAGCAGCGCCTTCGCCGCGGCCATGGTGAAGATGGCCAACCTCAGCCCGCTGACCGGATCCCAGGGACAGATCAGGCTCACCTGCTCCAAAGTGAATTAAGAATTGCCACCATATAGTATACAAGTGCGTTTTCAGGCTAATAAGGCTAGCACGGCCACCATGCATCTTAGTACGCTTTACACACAATTGTGCACCTAGATGAATGAggaagtctgactgtgagatgCTGCAAAAGTGGCATGCATGGATCAGCTCAGACAAAAGATGCTCGTGTATTTCAGGGGCTCCATATATGCAAAAGCATGAAGGATTCCCTTGCTTAATGTTACTTCTCTCTGCTTAAATATGGCCCAGCCATCAATCAGTCCATCATTTGGTACATGAATCCCATTACAAAATATGAAATTTGAAGGCTACAAAAGTATTATGTAACGTAATCTGAACAAGGAGGCTGAACAGATGATATGGTACAATTGTGAACCATCATGCTGAACAGAGAGCTCAACCTAATTTTAGTTTTGCAGTACAAGGTCGTCACTTCAGTtgaactaggcgtatagcccacgcatttgcgcggctagtattgaaaattaaaaaatttccatgtcgttgtatctttacttaaaggttatactattttttactatacatcaccctgttcattatcgtaaattatgtcttattgttgattaaaacaattcaactatgatctacctataataacaatttgatttattgagctttaataatattatgcagattattattattattttcattttattttgattgattattgttagctttagtttttattaatagtatatatttgtaactgatacatagctaaatgttattttatatttaatttttcataattgcattggtgggtgatttttaattagacacaggggtattttaggctaatttttatcgtaatggcaatggtggataattttattttttttgttttttgccgATTAATGTGGAAATTTCTAGGCTTTGAGAGCGAACATGGAGGCtcgattaaaacaattcaactatgatctagctataataataatttaatttgttgagctttaataatattatgcagataattattcttattttcattttattttgattgattgttgttagctttattttttattaatagtatatatttgtaactgatacatagctaaatgatattttatatttaatttttttataatgacattggtgggtgatttttaattagacataggggtattttaggctaatctTTATCATAATAGcaatggtgggtaattttattttttttgtttttcgccgattaatgtggaaatttctagaccttgagagcgaatgtggaggctccgtttgttggccaaataataagataatagatatatACTCATGGCCAGCAGAGCACCACCCAAATCTTCTTCGGTTATATTCATTACTTCAACCGCTAGCTCATTTATGTGGTGGTGATCGAGCACATCAGTAATCAGTTGAATCAAATATGTGTCTAGTCATCTAGATGTTAATCAAACAGTTACCGGTGCCCAATTGAATGGAATATGTGctactactatatatatatactccaaCTTATATTTTCCTCCTCTGGCAAAAAATATTTATGTTTTCCATTAAAAAAGCAAATACTTATGTTTTAGAGAAGAACCAATCGAACTTTTAAAATTTTAAGAATaaagtccgtttttcaacctTGAACTATTAGGATCGTCCAATTTTGGTCCCTGAACTACGAAACCagacatcctacacctccaacaGACAAAACCGTGCAAATAAATATCTTGGAACCGAAACCACCCTGATTTCGTGTTATGTTGGCCGTCCGACTTGCACACTTGCTCAGTCAGCAAGTGGGGCCCCTTGTAAGCCCATCTCCCccagccctctctctctccctctctctcataTGCACATGTTCCGTGTGCCGCCACCttgccaccgccaccgctgccTCCCCGGCTTTCCCGCTGGCCCTCGCGCTCCGCCTAGGCTTACCCCCTCCCCGACGAGCCCGCACCTCCCGACCCCGTCCCCCCCCCACTACTGCATGCAGGCTGCGCCGCGACGTCGAAGCCATGGTCGTGCTGGCGCCGCGTGGGCAGCTCaagcgcgtgcggcggcgatggtggctcCAGGCAGCCCCCGTCGCGCCAGGTGGTAGGGGCACCAGCACGCTCCCCCACGTGGCGTGCCGGGTCACGCACGGTGCTAGATCTTGAAATTCTGAACTTTGCACGCAGCTTCCACCAAGATGACTCCATGGAACGACATCTCACTCAAGATGCATATCACGCGTCCTCCGGTAGGTCTTCCAGCGCCGTGcccgccggctgccgccgccgccgagctcccacGGGTGGGGAACGGGTGAGTGGCAGAGACAGTGCAAGCGGGCCAGGGAGTAAAGGAGGCCCGCTTGCTAAATGGGCAAGTGGTGCCTTGTTGGACGCCCAATGTGACGTGGCATGAAACCAGTGCGGTTTCGGTTTGGGGGTGTTTTTTGGCACGGTTTTATCAATTGGAGGCGTATGATGTCCGATTTTGTAGAAATTGCTAAAATCGGATGATCACAATAGTTCAAGGTTGAAAAAACAGACTTTACCCAAATTTTAATTCTCAAAACAAGGGTACGtttaaatgaaaataaaaagaatCAGGGCGTCAACGTCGTCTATTCACTTGATGCCAACTAACTGACAACACTCCCGTGTTGCCAGAGTGGCTGCACGGGTCAGGCAAAGGTGGATTTTTCTTGGACAAATGCTGACCTTTGTGCCTAACCATAACCAGTCCAATCCTTTGGTCCAAGTTGTCTCGTCGGCTGGTACCCATGTGAACCCGGGTCAATGTCTCGCTAGCTAGATGAGAATGACGTGGGTCCTAGCATAACTGAAGGTTATACTAGTCATCACTAAACGATTGATATGGCACACTAGCTAGAGTACATGCATGCACAGCTTAAGATTCCTGTAGATAGTATTGGTGTTCGTTTCACTATGTATGTTTCCAAATTCCTGCCATTATACCGAGCAACTATCTATATTACATATATATGTTCCAAATTACTTCACAAATAATAGCATGCGTCTGCTTCTAATATAAATTCCTacacaaattaaataaatcgaACTAGTATAGACCTCATTTCGAATTTAAATAGAAAATTCGTTGAGAAAACTGATTTTTCTGGTGGAACTGATAATTATTAGCTCACGGTATTTCGGATAAAGTGTCCATGACATATCTAATCTAAATTCTAAATGCTTCTGTTTACACTTGTTTATCAAGACTTAAATAAGATGGCTACGTGCTTCTTCTATATTCGACACACAACGTGCATATATGTTCCGGGATTAATGCATATATATAACGTGCAATGCATAATTATTTGCAAGATCAGAGACACACTGCTCATGACACGTCCTGCCCGTCTTCCTTGACCAGCACTCTGTACCAACCGTTGTGCTCAATGCACACTGCGAGCTAGCTGCCTGTGTTGGTATCCAAAGGGCCGGCCGGACAAATTATATATACAAATTAAATTATACTAGTCTATCAATCCGTTCTTCCGCACgggctagttagagatatctaataattatttaTCTAACACTCtctttaaccaattaaatattctaatccagTACTGCAAAgatatacatatttatcattatgtaattgtaataaatgtgatagattTAGTTACTAGCAATTTTTTCTCACTTCGCATCACActtccatatatgtttgatatgtgttTAATTGAAAACTTTATTTGAGCTATGTAAACAACAttaaaattggtattcttatctcttctcttgtacatgaatatatgatgaCAAACACATTATGTTTagtatatttatataaataataacatgaataatatattaataatgatagagatagtaatttataatttatattgatgtgctttaagattttattataataacataattttgattcagatttggggttcattttaactttttattatgttatcgTTGGATAATATACAtgaaaatttagggggttatttgatattattttataatggtataagtgggtaatttacatgaagattaggggttactttagattattttctataatggcagaggtgggcaattaagatacatatttagggggttactttagtctatttttcataatgacagatgtggataatttattaaaaagataacagatccaatggttattatgattagagttgccgaattgatggccggatgtttctgatttttgtgagaatttgtatgatttctctatttttagactgtccacctaggatcctaggtggcttcacctgaaggcttcaaaaggagccttcaattagtaatagtcATAATGGAAgagatgggtaatttattaaaaagataacagatccaatggcaatatgattagagttgccgaattgatggccggatgtttctgatttttgtgagaatttgtatgatttctctatttttttagactgtccacctaggattctaTGTGGCTTCACCTGaaggcttcaaaaggagccttcaattagtaatagtaagatttcaaaaaaaaagtctaaattactcccttCAACTATAGTCAAAGTCCGGATAACtccctaaactataacttggttcaatttaccttCTGAACTATGCCATTTAGTTCATTCTACCACATaatataatttgttttttttgtttctccatacacaagttgatTTTTAatctcaaattttgcagggtgGTAGTGGACATCAGGATGcatattttagaaaatttttataattcttcaattttatttttcatataattttgaactccaatgtttaatttttgttaaata
This window contains:
- the LOC120695620 gene encoding peroxidase 2-like; translated protein: MASRDLAARRSGIFSRSTIVPVFSHVRRNERPGSWFCGLTKKPSTNVLSLCRQPHGHLSDASVLLADIPGSFTGEQGALPNVGSLRGFDVIANIKAQVEAICKQTVSCADILAVAARDSVVALGGPSWTVPLGRRDSTTASQTLANNDLPPPFFNLTDLISAFGNKGFTATDMVALSGAHTIGQSQCLNFRDHIYNDTNINPGFASSLKANCPRPTGSGDSNLAPLDTSTPYAFDNAYYTNLLSQKGLLHSDQELFNGGSTDNTVRNFASSKAAFSSAFAAAMVKMANLSPLTGSQGQIRLTCSKVN